TGTCTTTAGTCCAATGCTTAGTTCTTTTAAAGAGTTTGTGCTATGCCTCTGCCATTAGTGTATTGAGTGTCAATTAAATCTCACTACTTTAAATTGCTTTTCTTTCTGGTGAATCAAGGGATGTAGCTATTGTTGTCTTTGAACTTATTAGTTTTCCTACATAACAACAGCTCAATTTCTCCCAGGAATTTAATAAGCACGACAAAGAACCAGCCAAGTATATAAAGCATTGGAGAGGCATTAAACCGAAGACAGGGGCACCATATTCCTGTGATATTGGCTATGAACGATTTCTTGGCCCCGAGGTTTGTTCTATGGCTTCCCTTTATATTTTCTCTATGATGGATACTTAATTATTAGGGGCCTGTGGATTGGATATTAATTGAATCAACTGGTAACTGGGATATTTTTTTGGGATTCCTACAAGATTATagaaataattcaaaattttattatcgGATCCATTCTCTAAATCAGTATGACGTATGAGTTAATGATGTACAATTCAGGGAAATTCAAAAGTGCCCAGAAATTCAAGTGTACCCTACAACCACCCTCCCCTCTCTTACTAACCTACTATTTATTCTACTAATTACTGAAAAGTTCGTTATAATTATACTCTAACTGCTCTGTGAGTTAGTTACTGCTGGATTTGTATCCCTATCCTTATCTCTATTCTTATGTCTTCTCACATACACTTTCCTAATTAGGGGTCTTGTATAAGATATATTTATACCTATTTTTAGTATGATTTTTACCTTGTGAATACCTAAACCTATCTCATGAActaatgaataattaaatatatactttATAAGTTCCTCACTTCCTATCAATAATATCCAACGTAATAGAGGGGGGCTATCAAAGACATTTTTCCACTTCTCTTCAGAAGGTCAGACTTTTTTCCATATCCGTTGTGTTATTAAAGAGGTTCCAGAACTAGTGTGGCTAGGGGCAACGGAGGCTTAATTGCAGGCAGTTTAGAATGCTTCGGGTGCTTGGGTTTGAACCTGGGATGAACTGATAAAGTAGTATCCATGTCTAAGATTCTTGATATCATTCAGAAATTTATATCTATTGTTCCGCTGGAGTTGTTTCCTTAAACCACTGAAGAATAAACAAAAATGCGTAGTGCCTTGATCTAATTGTTGGGCTAATCCATGGGTTTAGTTTGGGTCATTATACGAACAGGGTCAGTCAAATTAACACATTTGTTTGTTTTCCCTATGATATCTGCAGATTTTCTTTAATCCTGAGATATATGGTAGTGACTTTACCACCCCTTTGCCAGTTGTAATAGACAAGTGCATTCAGTCTGCACCAATTGACACGAGGAGATCACTCTATAAGGTAAAGTACCTTGTCGAcatgtatattttaaatttttagtgAACCACTTTTATCATAAAATTAGAGATTTTCTTGGGCTCAATGATTAGCTTAGGGCATTTTTTGTTGTTGGCCAGATGGAATACAGTAGTTTCAAATGTTATATTAATCCACCACCACCTAGCTATGTTCTGAAATGATTGAATATTTtaactcttttcttccttttcatttttatttcagAATATTGTGTTGTCTGGAGGTTCAACCATGTTCAAAGATTTTCACAAGAGGTTGCAACGTgatctaaaaaaaattgtggatACTCGTGTCATTTTATCTGAAGCACGCTTAAATGGGGAGATAAGAGTAAGAGTTATACGTACCTTAAACCTCTTTAAATTGATCTTTATCTTCCTCTCTGATACAAGGATGAGAAATTCCTTAATATAAACCATGCTTGCTCTAGTTGTATGGACTAAACCAATCAACAACCAGTGCACCATAGGTTGTATTAAATAACGAagtatttaaattaatctttCTCATGTAATTATTTTCCATTGAAAATAGTTGTGTTTTGGTTGTTCATTGGTTTGGTTACATAACTTGTGCTGACAAGGTCTACTCAACCCCCTTCCCCTGGCCTGTCCGCCCACACTTTCCTGTACAAAATTGTCTATTGGTGTATATAGTAAGGCCGGACtgctatatatttatttctttgacCTTGGCATTACTTTTTTTTGCATTTGGAGCCTACAGTCGCAGCCAGTGGAGGTAAATGTAGTCAGCCATCCAATTCAGAGATTTGCAGTTTGGTTTGGAGGATCAGTGCTTGCGTCAACTCCTGAATTTTTTACGGTACGTTTCTGacagtttattttttatttatttttttttgcgtGGGAGGGGGTTTAAGAGATTCACTGTTTACATTCCATAAGCTAGCAGTTCGAGTTGGATCCTACACTAAAATCCCATATTTTCAATATGGGACGCAAGTCCCATTCCTTGCAATTTGATCCTAACATCCCTCCTCGCTCCACAACCCCGAGCCCATGCCGGCTGGTTTTAAGTGAGTTCTGTAGTTAGTTGTCAATGCCTCTTTCTCTGGCATTAATAACCAGGATTTTGTACGCTCTACCATATGATTGCTGAATTTATGATTGAATACATGTTAACAAAATGCATGGTCTGTTTGTTaagttcagaaacataaaacTTGAGCAGTGTAAAAATACGACtgggagtttttttttttgccatCCCTGTGGATTGCCAAGTGTTTTCTTGTGATAATGTCATTTTCCTAGTGagtattcataattttttttgtttctttaatcCTTCCGATAAATTTCAAAGCAAAATTAGCCCAAGTTTTACAATTTCTGGTCCAATGTGCAGGCTTGTCATACAAAGGCAGAATATGAGGAGCATGGAGCAAGCATTTGCCGTACAAATCCTGTTTTCAAGGGAATGTATTAATGCAGCGATAGTTGATGAAGGACGCAGTTATTTGATTAGACAGTTGAATGAATGCCTGGTTGTTTTGATCTCCAATTCACCTTCTGATCTTTCTTCCCACCTATATTCAAGGTGGTGGTGGAAGTGAGTGTAAAATATGTATATTAAGCGAACACATGCATTTGTTTTCATTCCAGCACTCTCCCTAGGCAGTCAGTTTCACTCGGTTATTACAGTTGCCAGGAGGTCCAGGCGGTACTTTAATGGCTAGATAGAAACTGATCTTTGACAATACTGGCTCAGCTGAATTTGCAACTTTTGGTGTTCAGCTTAGAATCTGATGAAGTTCTGCATTTTTTGTCATTCTTTGTTGGGACTAAATATTCCATCGAGTACTTTTCTAGGTCACAAGTCAAATTCGTTTTTATTGAATTGTAATAAGCACCAGTGCAGGTTAGATTTGTGTTTACCGTAATCatatatttttgcatttttgGGGTACATATTGTacaatttgtattttgtttaCTGATGATCAAAGCTAGAAATAATTCTTTTGTCACGTTAACTGTTCCTGATTCCTGATGTACTTCAGGTAATGTGAAACTATTCTCCCTGCATTTTAATATAGTAAGGCTCAAATAATGTTTTAGGTACTCGTAAATTTGTGAATGCTGTATATATTCCTTAAGCGATTATGTGAATGCCTTAACTgcaatatgtttttaatttaaaactatttcaGTTAGGGTTTTCATATCTTATTTCATTGAATATGTATCTAATTTTGTTAAATCTTTCATATTCAATCATCAAACACAGAAATTTGATAGAAATAatacaagtattttttttaaaattatttattaagaaaaaaaagggtAAATCAATAATGTATACAAACAATGTAGAttctctctattttttttatcaaattgattattattttcCCTTAATAATGATTTGAAAAAATACTTGtatttctcaaaaaaaaattaaaaattaaatacatgcTGAAAACAGACTCTGAAGTGGCCAGTAGGAGAACTTCACGTGGTGATGCATCAGGGAAGAAAAACTTTGGTTAACGTTATTGTAAAATATGATTGTGTTCACATTTAGTAAAATGACTTTTTAGTTAGAAATCATTGCATAATTGTATGGGTAcatgtataaattaattaatttaaaaattattgtgaTTGTGCTCAGAATAACAAAAAACAATGGGTGAATAACTACGAAGACAATTATTCCATTTTTATTGTTTCTTGAAATTTTAGGTggcataatttttaattattgtgtTTATATTTTGGTGAAAAAAATGTGGGTATAGTTGTGAAATGTAGTTAATCTGGGTTGAGAATTTGATTAAATGAGTAATGTAAGAGAGTGGTGAATGACATACAAATTAATGTTTGTGTTAACATAGTAAAAGATGGTTAAGTGTGGTTGACCTTTcgtaaaatgattttttataatttaaaattcatagGTTTGACTTAAAAATGATATAGTTGTAAAAGGTGGTTAAGTGTAATTGACAATTggtaaaatgatttttatcatTCAAAATTAATAGATTTTGACTTAAAAAATATAGAGGTGAATAAGTTAAGAATAACAATAAGTTTTCATGAGATTAATGATCCAATTATCATTCATTATTGAGACTTTAGGTGACATAATTTTATGAATTTGTGTATTGCATTTTGGTGAAAAACACAATTGTTAACATAATTATCAAATATGATTAGCTGTGCACACCATAGGGTACATGAGtaaattaattacaaaattatggTGATTTCCCTCATAATAAAAAAGCAGTGAATGAATTACATAGGAAAAATAATGattcatattttattgtttatcttGATTGCATTCTTAGGTGGAAAAAAATTGCGAGTTAACATAATTGTGAAATATGGTTAACTGTGTTAAAAATTTGGtaaaatgattaataagaaattaTGGTTATTAATGTAAGAATGATAAAAAGTAGTAAGTGAATGACATGAAgtaaatgttttaatttattagtgGTAATTATAAATTTGTGTGAGATAATTTAATTCATCATGACACTTGAGTTATACAAAAGTATGATTAACAAAgttataaaatatgataaaatgtGTTGATAAACTGATTAAATAATCATTGTAGTTTGATAACCACATGATGTTGACCTAAAAATGACTTCAAAGTATTAGATTGACTTCTGCACTAAGTAAATTTTAATTCTTACTTTGAAGGCATAAGATCAAATATTTTTGTTGAAGATAACATTTTTCGTGGTTGAAAAAAAGATTTTTGTTGAAGATAACATCGTACCTTACCGGAAAAATATTAGATTGAGATAAATGTGATTAAATATATTGTACAAAGGTTAAGACGATATTTAAAAGTAATGGaaaatttaggatttagggttttaCAATTTCAATTCCTAAGCTTTGCGcttgttttttttcaaatttttttcaaCATTATATAATCCCTAACCCTAATACAGTGTAAGTGTACGTGTATCATTATTCTATTTAAAATCAAACTATTCTTCTTAAGGAGGCATTGATTTATTACGTTAAGGTTATAAAGAATCACTGGTAATTTTTCTCGAAGTTACATTCCTgtgtttatacattttttttattctcattctATGGGAGTGAACAGATTTTATCAGCATGAGAAAgtgaaaagttttttttttctaattctatCATAACTTCtatgtttctatttttaattatttaaaattttaaatatattttcagaaATATGAAAAGTTAATCAAACAACTATTTATTACTAATTGCCGTTAATATAAACCACATGGTATTTTAACTACAATAAAAAATTGTCAATGTTGAATAAAGTTTTCATCAAGTATACTTATGAGATAAAATCAAACTTGTCGTGCacgttttttcctttttaaaatcaTCAAAACTTTTCATAGAAACTAATGATtgatgtttgaaaaaaaaatgtacaattATTGAAGCTAGTAACATTATTCTATGAGATCACTCAATATGCATGCGTGTGTACTGTAATTTGTTGACGACTACCTACCATGCAAATTTGTGTTTTCCCTAATCAATGTTAGTTGGgtattttattacattaaattaAGGATGGTCATAAAATActgattaaaaatttaaaataaaaatacatttataacgtgaaaaaaatgtttaacaTTTACTTTTACATGTTATCAAAAGTATTTTGAAAGGTATATTAAATATCCCTAAGATTATTTGTGATCAAGATCCAAAATAGgataaatatacaaaataagatattttgatcccaagaaaaaaagaaaactacTCTCTCAAGATTACAAAGGTAGAATATTTTAGTCCTTTTAacattttaagttatttttttagcGATTAAGTTTGATTTATTAATTACTTTGTTAGGAATGAAGTTGATATAATCCTCATTTTGATGTACTAATCATATTAACAACAAAAGACTGCTACGAAAATATGTAATGCAATTATCAAAGTAAAAGTGCTTaacatttgtttgttttgtttttctcttaaaatgccattaaaatatattttaatcaaaATCAGATAATTAAAATACTTCATGATAATGTTTcaagaagaataaaaattatCGTCCAATTAAAAATGTTCACTTAACACTCAACCAAATACGTGAAAAAGGAAGATTATTTCTGGTTATCTTTATCACGACAAatcaatttaatatttgtttaaaacGCGTGAATCTTTTACAATCCTGTCAAAATTGAATAAACTTATTATAAAAaggattatttaaatattttaaacgcTTGTCTCTTGCATATGAACTcgaatttttttagttaaaataaaataattaccagtttaatattaattattctgtatatatatatagtataaaaattaaaagtattatAATTGCATGTTGGATGTATCTTTACATGCAAGACGCAACCTCTCCAGCTACACAATGACATTTTATAAGTAGAAGGCGGCGGCAACAGCAGCGGAGGCAACTCCGGCGATGGCGGAGAAATATATGGGGTAGGCCGCGGCGGTGGTGGGAGCAGTATCACCACCCTTCGCGTTGGCGAAAGCACCGGGAGGCACGGGTCCACCAAGGGGTGCAGCGACGACGCCGTTTAATGCGGCTCCGCTGCCGATTGCTCCAATGCTGTAATCATCATCGTCATAGTCTGCGTCGTTGGAATCAGCTGGTGCTGCCGTCTTATCAGCCGCGGAGGCGAGGCCAACTACGGCGAGCATGAGGAGGGCCAGAACCACAACACGGCATGCACGtgccattttaaaaaaaataatagtaatgaATTAAATTAGGGTGTGCAGGTTTTCTCTAAAGAAAGGAATTAGAGAAAGTCTGCACGGAATAATATTAACTCTAACGTGTTGTGGTTCCGTAAAAGTCATGAAGAGGAGGGTTCGTATTATAGGGTACGAAACGGGGTTACGATGTGTGAGGGAAACCGTTTGTTACGGTACAGTTTAGGGGTTTTTGGCTACTTACAGTTAGGAATGTATGGTTTGTGGTTATAATTTATAACGGAATTAAACTAATAATGatgataaataagaaaaaaaatttattctataAATATCTTTCAAATTGATTCCAGTggttctaaatattttttttttcaaactaacaTTTCTTGCAAATTTTATCAAAATGGTGCAATTTAGTTTTAGTATTACAAATAGGcaaatgtgaaaaaaattatagaaatgaGATTTTTTACATAAACAAACGtcaattaaattcattaatctgccacttttttttaattaaagttgtcAACACTTGCAGTTTAAATAAATTGTGAATAAAACTGGACATGGATTCACAACTTCAATGTATTTTGTCTCAATTAAAATTATTCGGTTGACAAgttcaattgttttttttttaaataattaatatgttttaaaattaaaaaatatatataataataatttaaaaattgtttagaATTACATGAAGTGAATAAGAATATTgtgaaaatttttattttattgataaataattttaaaaaatcaaaactaaattttgctttgacaaaaaacaaaattaccttaaattaaattaagttgataaaaatatgttgtgtaataaatgtaaaatatttagtactttttaaatattgttaaaattaaaaatagttttgtagtttaaaaaaaataaaattatgttcgtgaagtagttttatttataaaaaaaatggataacattaaaacaatatttataaaatgataaataagtataatttattataaaatagaaaagtaGGAAAAATTGTCATCTATGAAAAAGTGTCATATGGTAGTCTTATTCGTTGTCGTTTTGGGGTCGTTGTTCGGATGAAACTTTAGGAGGGGTGAAGGTGAAATATCATCGTCACTGACTTCGACTTTATTGTTCTCACTCTGATTTTCGAACATCTATGAAAATATTGTTCATCGATAATACTTATGAATCATGTTATGAAAATTCAATCAATAAAAAAGAGAGATTGTTTTTAAAAGGCACGTCAAAGAATTAATAGAAGAAGCTTCTTTCATCACTGCATaagtttttaatgttttttttttctattcccTTCCTTCAATCACAAGgtctttcttaattttcttgGGCTTATAGTTCTTTATTGTAAGATATTTTGACCTACTCCCACCTTCAACATTAATGAGATATTATGAGTAATAAAAAGAGTTCCTCACACAACATCTCCCATTTTAACCTCCAAATAATTTTCCTCTTATTTattgttcaaattaaaatacatatattatGTTTTACTCTTTTATAAGAACAAATTCTTAGACTTCAGAGTCTTCCTCCAAAGCTCAAGTTCAGCATTCCTCCATTAAatttatatcattaaaaaaatatatgcatttattaataagtttttatgtaattttatccTTCTAGAAAATTCCTTACTCTTGCTTTTAAGACTCACAATAGTTACATTATCGTACACGCCATGTACAACCTCAATTCACTATCTCTGATGCGACATCTTCTTTTAATCTAAACTTAATTACCctttttttaacaatttcttTTCTAATATACACCATTTTAAATATCCCCTCTGATTTTAAATACAGGAACAAAAAATGTTCCTCTACTTACCTACCATTTTTTTGGTACTTCAAATTTCGCCAAATAACTTAGCGGAACACAACTTTcattataatacaaaaaaagaCCAACAAATTTACAATTTTCATCGTCAAAGTCTTAAAAACTTCTTTTATATCTCAAACTTGAACTCTATGTACTATAATAAGCAAAATTTTGTTCATGAtctataaacaattttttttgtttcatcatCCATAATGGCACGTAAtccagatattttttttttcttttcctagtTTTGGCAAGCTTATATATTTTACGTTCTCCATTTACTATCTTAAGATCTCGACAAATTGTTTCAAAAACTTTAGATCTTACCTCACAACTTGTCTCTTTTTCAATCACTTCAATACTTTGCCTAATTTGATTTTAGATGAGATAAATTCAATGATTAAATAAAGAGTCAGTGGTGTCAAGAGAATCGCAAATTAGTAGATTGAACCAACTTTATCTAAGCAAATGATCCTAGGATAACTAAAAAAGTCAAGACAACTGAGGTGTATATGAACCTTCACCATTTTCAAGTATCATAATCTAGTTGAAGCATATAAGATTAACGTTAACAACATCAGAAGTGGCTGTTGGTGAGGCCCCTGTTATCTGTTGCCTAGCTTGGACATTGTCGATGCATTCTTTGATTCTATTTACATAATAAACAAGGGATTAAAACACTAAATACTGTGCATGGTGAGCATAAATTAGAGTATGACACGGTGTAAAGAATTGCAATACACCAACCACACAGTTAACCAAGATCAATATCAAGTCGCTCTGGCTTTCCTCTTTCAGTGTGGTTGGCACCAAGCTCTACACCTAGTTGTCCTTTGTCCCCAGCCCCAAAGGCATACAACTTCCCTGATTCAGTTAAGGCAAAGGTATGAGCATTCCAATATATGGAATTGGTCAGactaatctgcaccaccttttCATTGATCTCTTTCATTGAACTCACAAGCTTTGGACTTAACACATTTGCATGCATGTCTCCCTGCACAACAACAAACATAAGATTAAACTTTCATACAATGCATTGTAGTCACCAACATAAAATTAGGTTTCTGATACTTGTGCCTCGGTTCTATAGGCATTTTACAAGCAAATGTAATCCATATTGCATAATAACCAGGTCTTAACAACGGGAGCTTGGACTGTCACATCATGATTGCACAAATAAAAGGAAGGCAACTTCCTTTTAACCAAGCCAAACAAACAATTCACAAATAAATACAGTGCAAGGCATGAGCAAGCAGACCTGTTCATTATTCTCAGGGTTATGGCCAAGACTGGCAGATTCTCCACAACCAAATGAATACACATCACCATTATCAGCCACTACAAAGGTGGTGTAATCTCCTGTAGCAACATGAACTGCTTTGACATCTCTCAACTCTTCCACCACCTTAGGTACAGATTCACATTCTTCATTACCATGACCCAAGCAGCCACAACGACCCCAGCCCCATGTGCAAATCCGGCCGTCCTGCCCCACCACAGCTGCATGCCAAGCACCAGCCGCAACCACCTTTGGCTGAAGGTTTAACACTTGGAATTGTTCGATCAAACGAGGATACTTCTCATCAGTTTTTGAGCCATGGCCAAGCTTCCCACCCAAACCACACCCAACAGAGTAGACAGACCTATTAAGATTTCAGAAAAGGATCACATAATCAATCAATAAACAAAGACGCGCAGACACACATAGTCATTACAATTAAAATGAAAGGTAATGTAAAatctaaaagaataaaaatcagCAATGCTTAAGCACTTTCATAAATCTTGAAGTTGGGAACTTACGATGAAAGTACATGTAGACAATTAAAGAAAACAGTATGGAAGATATATGGTTTGCCATTAGAGGAATAAATCATAATACAAAATATTCTCTTTTCGATCTAGCAATATGCATAGAAAAAATAATGATGGAAGAGTGCCCAACTTGCATCAATGATATAactctcaattctcttcttgccAAAAAGGAATTCCAACAGTtaagagaaggagaaaaaaaagATGAAGCTCACATTCCACTTGGTTGACAAACCAAACAAAGGAGGTAGCAGAAACCGGCAGCTATCTGCACTACTGGCATGTGCTCCAGAGCTCCTAATAAAGGACGAGGTTCCACATCATTAGGATCTGTATGGTGGCAGAGTTTTCCATCACTACCCCAAGAAAAAGTATAAACCCTGCCTTCTCTTGACAATACGGCTGTGAAAAAGTTTCCAATTGCAGCTTGCAcaacaaatatgtttttcaaagATTCAACTAACTGTGGAGCTGTAACCATTTTAGATCCTTGAATTCCATTCTCAGCTTCACCAAAAGAGTCTTTCCCAAAGGCATAAACCTGCCCAAAATCACTGATTAACATTGTTCTCCCTGTCGCAACAGTAGCTTGTATAATCCGGATGCCTTGTAAAGCTCTGCAGCATAATGGAGTTATGTTATCCTCAATTCAACAAGAACTGTGGAATGCAATAACTAAAGTTCCAACCTGATTGGTCGAGGTTGCCATTCCTCTTTAGTTGTACCATGCCCAAGTTGTCCTGAACTATTGGACCCAAATGAATAAACAACCCCTTTTGATGTCACAGCAATGCTATGACCAGGACCTGCTATTGCCTGTGATTTCTCTCTTCTGCAACATGCTTCTCCAGCCATCAAAAACCTCAGAACCAATTTCCAAGAACCACCACATCTTTGCTTCAAATCTTGCTGTTGTTCAGTCGTCATTGGCTTAAAAATGGCTCTCTTCTGGCACATGTCCAATGCAGCAAGCTCTGACAAGGACAAATCGAAATCCGGAGCAAAGTTTGCCGGCTTCTTGAAGAAGGAGCATGTTGCCTAAAAAATACACAATAAAAAAGAAACCAACAGTATTAGACTTAGtaattacaattaattaattaagagCTGAAATGCAGATAAGCACTGCACTTGCCTCAAGTTTAGCAAGGTCTTGAGGATACAAGCTACATGATGTAAGGACATGAAGGACAATTGAAGGATTAGCAGACAAGGGAAACTCTCCTGGACTGGAGTCCCCAAAGCAATGGCGTAGTTGGCGCTGAAATGTAGGCAATTGTGTGGCAACAATGGTAGTAATTGGCTGATCAGGGATGTTATGGTATTGTATAGTTGGGGTTCCACTGGTAGTGGCATCCATGGGCACTGCCAACCTTATACAGTGCCCAAACACAGCAGAAGAAAGGATCTAACACTTCTGGGAATTATGAAAATATGTGCAAATGCATTACtacattatttaatttctatttctcAGTTTATAGCATCTGAAACTCTACACATTGTTCTAACTTGTAACAAGCATGTACCTCAAGAATGTATTTGACTAGCAAATCTCAGGTCTCAAAcctacaaagaaaaaaaatatacttataaAAGAGAAACAAGTTTAGTTTTTTCTAATGCAGTTGAATTACATGATTGTCTGTCTCTATTCACAACAGCACTATATAAATCAAAGACACCAGAAGGCAAGAATTTAGTCATGAAACTTATAtaccacaataaaaaaaaatttgaccGATCGTATAATTGATTAAGGGTGAAACCTTATGATCAAAATTGAGGATCCAAATAAAGTGATGGAATCCAAAGAAGAAATCTTTGAGAATTACACTGTTCCCAGATTATGGGATATTCTACAATCATACAcccaaaaacagaaaactaaaaaaggaaaaaaatttcTGATCAAAGTTGAAA
The sequence above is a segment of the Phaseolus vulgaris cultivar G19833 chromosome 2, P. vulgaris v2.0, whole genome shotgun sequence genome. Coding sequences within it:
- the LOC137812294 gene encoding ultraviolet-B receptor UVR8-like codes for the protein MDATTSGTPTIQYHNIPDQPITTIVATQLPTFQRQLRHCFGDSSPGEFPLSANPSIVLHVLTSCSLYPQDLAKLEATCSFFKKPANFAPDFDLSLSELAALDMCQKRAIFKPMTTEQQQDLKQRCGGSWKLVLRFLMAGEACCRREKSQAIAGPGHSIAVTSKGVVYSFGSNSSGQLGHGTTKEEWQPRPIRALQGIRIIQATVATGRTMLISDFGQVYAFGKDSFGEAENGIQGSKMVTAPQLVESLKNIFVVQAAIGNFFTAVLSREGRVYTFSWGSDGKLCHHTDPNDVEPRPLLGALEHMPVVQIAAGFCYLLCLVCQPSGMSVYSVGCGLGGKLGHGSKTDEKYPRLIEQFQVLNLQPKVVAAGAWHAAVVGQDGRICTWGWGRCGCLGHGNEECESVPKVVEELRDVKAVHVATGDYTTFVVADNGDVYSFGCGESASLGHNPENNEQGDMHANVLSPKLVSSMKEINEKVVQISLTNSIYWNAHTFALTESGKLYAFGAGDKGQLGVELGANHTERGKPERLDIDLG